Proteins encoded within one genomic window of Panicum virgatum strain AP13 chromosome 1N, P.virgatum_v5, whole genome shotgun sequence:
- the LOC120655342 gene encoding transcription factor MYB86-like isoform X3 — protein MEQSSGGMPRQRRDVSSTSHSGNSNAVAEDMSGIPHETVKHYQDVESEKTGVPPCKKSRHSFNECSSLKNLERTKCRWSPEENELLTQLVNKHGTKNWQTIACALPDRNAHACLSRWKYILDPAINKEAWSQQEELRLIRAHQIYGNKWCKMAKHFPGRTNNALKEHWRGSMKRKLDSYLASGLLEQVPDLHENLSIPQSNQSDIPKDSKVSSDRIRFSSIISTRSKFKQKIRELSEDADASVGESSDFIYAKAFDAHSTRVSENIIAKPQKCATARKKLDLVSSPVKLKSDVPPETVKQHCQEIESEKTEGPPCKKNGYCFKQGSTLKNSERTKGRWLAEENEMLTKMVTKHGLKSWQTIASAIPGRNAQQCRISLHDHYNLLEPPCNRQPTTVLL, from the exons AGTGGTATTCCACATGAAACTGTGAAACATTACCAAGACGTGGAATCAGAGAAGACAG GGGTCCCACCTTGCAAGAAGAGTCGACACAGCTTCAATGAGTGCAGTAGTTTAAAAAATCTTGAAAGGACCAAATGCAGATGGTCACCAGAGGAAA ATGAGCTACTCACTCAATTGGTAAACAAACATGGGACCAAAAACTGGCAAACTATTGCATGTGCTTTACCTGACcgaaatgcacatgcatgctTATCAAG ATGGAAATACATTCTAGACCCAGCAATAAACAAAGAGGCTTGGTCGCAACAAGAGGAGCTAAGATTGATTCGTGCACATCAAATATACGGAAACAAGTGGTGCAAAATGGCCAAACATTTCCCAGGGAG GACAAATAATGCACTCAAAGAACACTGGAGGGGTTCTATGAAAAGAAAACTGGATTCATATTTAGCCTCAGGATTGCTCGAACAAGTTCCCGACCTTCATGAAAATCTATCAATTCCACAGAGCAATCAGTCAGATATTCCAAAGGACAGCAAAGTTTCATCTGATAGAATTCGATTTTCATCAATTATATCGACAAGGTCCAAATTTAAACAAAAGATCAGAGAACTAAGTGAAGATGCTGATGCTTCAGTAGGAGAAAGCTCTGACTTCATCTATGCTAAAGCATTTGATGCCCATTCAACCAGAGTCTCTGAAAATATAATAGCTAAACCGCAGAAGTGTGCGACAGCGAGAAAGAAACTGGATTTGGTGTCAAGCCCAGTGAAGCTCAAG AgtgatgtaccacctgaaactGTCAAACAACATTGTCAAGAAATTGAATCAGAAAAGACAG AGGGCCCACCATGCAAGAAAAATGGCTACTGCTTCAAGCAGGGAAGTACTTTAAAAAATTCTGAAAGGACCAAAGGCAGATGGTTAGCAGAGGAAA ATGAAATGCTCACTAAAATGGTTACCAAGCATGGGCTGAAAAGCTGGCAAACTATTGCATCTGCCATACCTGGTCGAAATGCACAACAATGCCGAATAAG CTTGCATGACCATTACAATCTGCTGGAACCACCATGCAATCGTCAGCCTACCACTGTTCTACTCTGA